The following proteins are encoded in a genomic region of Gossypium hirsutum isolate 1008001.06 chromosome D05, Gossypium_hirsutum_v2.1, whole genome shotgun sequence:
- the LOC107931725 gene encoding receptor-like protein Cf-9 — protein sequence MAPYLFLCLFLFFPHLYASFSSSGSHSCSSLIQFKDSFSITEDASWYCDEIAGLKSHPKTNSWKEGTDCCSWDGVTCDHLNAHVIALDLSCSWLYGNFPSNTTLFLLPHLQKLNLACNDFNLSKIPSEFGRFTSLLYLNLSCTGFVGEVPSQVSHLSKLVSLDLSSSIFDYGQFTIGKHALEGLVHNLTEVRHLFLGGMDMSYVNAHVFMNLSSSLRSLSLAGCDLQGKFPKNIFDLPNLNLLNLAGNQNLNLDPLKFNRSSNLEHLDLSWISSSTEFIDSVDNLQALKYLGLSGNSFFQGLSVSITNLSSLEYLIITYAKVFGGLPDSMGNLVSLKVLDLSYSNLSGPVPRSLGNLLQLTHLDLWLNQLSGQIPRSLGNLLQLTHLDLSQNQLSGKIPGSLGNLLQLTHLDLWQNQLSGQIPRSLGNLSQLTYLDLSHNKLSGQIPLSILNLTQLESLKISENSLEGSIPDEVTALPNLIYLDLTNNLLNGTLPSWLYTAPSLNNIYLSQNQFSGHIKEFQSKSLEYLYLNNNKLQGPLPSSKFQLLNLTHLVLSSNNLSGVIEFLMFSNLPNLKLLDLSYNSLSLTSNFSEFPQFLKGLKSLESLDLSCNKIEGKIPQWMQEVGNGSLTYLNVSHNSLTEVEHFPWKNIAVLDLSSNLILGNLPIPASAIHVFLISNNSFNGEVSSLICNFAFLEILDLSHNNLSGTIPQCFGNLSNSLEFLNLKKNKFYGTIPPTFAKRCQLTYFNLNGNLLEGPLTPSIHNCNGLEVLDLGNNKINDTFPHWLGSLPQLQVLVLKSNHMHGSLCVNSSKSIPFLSKIQIFDLSSNYFSGPLPVRYINSFKAIINLEKIGSTVSYMGEDDLGGRSFYTYSIGIVMKGQERELVKIFTMWMIIDLSNNQFEGGIPKVIGKLNLLKGLNLSHNNLNGGIPTSVGNLTSLEWLDLSSNRLSGTIPNRLADLTFLSSLNVSENQLHGQIPQGKQFNTFGNDSYEGNNGLCGFPVSKGCNIIEPALPNVLEKDGSKSNMAFGWKVVLIGYGCGVVFGMSVGYVVFQTGKPKWLVNLVENQQEKRRRRKSKKGNRSNRRRRI from the coding sequence ATGGCCCCCTATCTCTTTCTCTGCCTATTCCTCTTCTTTCCCCATCTTTatgcttctttttcttcttcaggaTCTCACTCCTGCTCTTCACTAATCCAATTTAAGGACTCTTTTTCCATCACAGAGGATGCTTCCTGGTATTGCGATGAGATTGCTGGCCTTAAATCTCATCCCAAGACAAATTCATGGAAGGAGGGTACAGATTGCTGCTCATGGGATGGGGTCACTTGTGACCACCTAAATGCTCATGTTATTGCCCTTGACTTGAGCTGCAGTTGGCTATACGGCAACTTCCCTTCCAATACCACTCTCTTCCTTCTTCCTCACCTTCAAAAACTCAACCTTGCCTGCAATGATTTTAatctttccaaaattccatccgaGTTCGGTCGGTTTACAAGCCTATTATACCTCAACCTTTCTTGTACAGGGTTTGTAGGAGAAGTCCCATCCCAAGTCTCCCACCTGTCAAAATTAGTTTCACTTGATCTCTCCTCTTCGATTTTTGACTATGGGCAATTTACAATTGGCAAACATGCTCTGGAGGGACTTGTTCACAACCTAACCGAGGTCAGACATCTATTTTTGGGTGGAATGGACATGTCTTATGTTAATGCTCATGTCTTCATGAATCTATCCTCTTCTCTAAGGTCTCTCAGTCTTGCTGGTTGTGATTTGCAAGGAAAATTCCCAAAAAACATTTTTGATTTGccaaacctcaatctcctcaacttgGCAGGCAACCAAAACCTAAATCTTGATCCTTTGAAGTTCAATCGGAGCAGCAATCTTGAACATTTGGATCTGTCGTGGATTTCCTCCTCTACAGAATTCATTGATTCAGTTGATAATCTACAGGCCTTAAAGTACTTAGGTCTATCAGGAAATTCTTTCTTTCAAGGATTGTCTGTCTCAAtcacaaatttatcatctttGGAGTACTTAATTATTACATACGCAAAAGTTTTTGGAGGATTGCCTGACTCGATGGGGAATCTTGTGTCCTTGAAGGTTTTAGATCTCTCCTATTCCAACTTATCAGGACCGGTTCCAAGATCACTGGGAAACCTCTTGCAACTCACTCATTTAGACTTGTGGCTGAACCAATTGAGTGGACAAATTCCAAGATCATTGGGGAACCTTTTGCAACTCACTCATTTAGACTTGTCGCAGAACCAATTGAGTGGAAAAATTCCAGGATCATTGGGGAACCTCTTGCAACTCACTCATTTAGACTTGTGGCAGAACCAATTGAGTGGACAAATTCCAAGATCATTGGGGAACCTTTCGCAACTCACTTATTTAGACTTGTCACACAACAAATTGAGTGGACAAATTCCATTGTCAATTCTAAACCTAACGCAGCTGGAATCCTTGAAAATATCTGAAAATTCTTTAGAAGGTTCCATTCCAGATGAGGTAACCGCTCTTCCTAATCTCATATACTTAGACTTAACTAACAATTTACTCAATGGAACGCTTCCGTCATGGTTGTATACTGCTCCCTCTTTAAACAATATATATCTCTCTCAAAATCAATTCAGTGGGCATATCAAAGAATTCCAATCCAAATCACTAGAATATTTATATCTAAACAACAATAAACTCCAAGGTCCTCTTCCATCTTCAAAATTCCAACTTCTCAATCTTACCCACCTCGTTTTATCCTCAAATAATCTTAGTGGTGTCATAGAGTTTCTCATGTTCTCAAACCTTCCAAATCTAAAACTTCTCGACCTTTCATATAACAGTCTATCCTTAACATCTAATTTTAGTGAATTCCCCCAATTTTTAAAAGGGCTTAAAAGTTTGGAAAGCTTAGACCTATCTTGCAACAAAATTGAAGGCAAGATTCCACAGTGGATGCAAGAGGTGGGGAATGGCTCTTTGACTTACTTAAATGTATCTCACAACTCTTTGACAGAAGTTGAGCACTTTCCATGGAAGAATATTGCAGTTCTTGACTTAAGCTCCAATCTGATCCTTGGAAATCTTCCGATTCCAGCTTCGGCGATCCATGTCTTTCTGATCTCAAATAATAGTTTCAATGGAGAGGTCTCTTCTTTAATATGCAATTTCGCTTTTCTTGAAATTCTTGATTTGTCCCACAATAACTTGAGTGGAACAATTCCGCAATGTTTTGGAAATTTGAGCAACAGCcttgaattcttgaatctgaAGAAGAACAAGTTTTATGGGACGATTCCTCCAACATTTGCAAAGCGATGCCAATTGACTTATTTCAACTTAAATGGAAATCTGTTAGAAGGGCCTTTGACACCATCCATCCATAATTGTAATGGTCTGGAAGTGCTAGATCTTGGTAACAACAAGATCAATGATACATTTCCTCATTGGTTGGGAAGTCTTCCACAGCTACAAGTTCTTGTATTGAAGTCAAATCATATGCATGGTTCCTTATGTGTCAATAGCTCCAAGTCTATCCCTTTTTTAtctaaaatccaaatttttgatctctcaagtaattatttttctggACCCCTACCAGTGAGATACATCAACAGCTTCAAGGCTATCATAAATCTAGAGAAGATTGGTAGTACAGTGTCGTACATGGGTGAGGATGATCTTGGAGGTCGTAGCTTCTATACCTATTCCATTGGAATTGTTATGAAAGGACAGGAGAGGGAATTGGTGAAAATTTTCACCATGTGGATGATCATTGATCTATCAAACAATCAGTTTGAAGGGGGTATTCCAAAGGTTATTGGGAAGCTTAACTTACTGAAAGGGCTCAACCTTTCTCATAATAACCTTAATGGTGGAATCCCCACCTCAGTAGGGAATTTGACAAGTCTTGAATGGTTGGACCTATCTTCAAACAGGTTGTCTGGGACGATTCCAAATAGATTGGCAGATTTGACATTTCTTTCGTCCCTGAATGTTTCTGAAAATCAACTCCATGGTCAGATCCCTCAAGGAAAACAATTCAACACATTTGGAAATGATTCATATGAAGGGAATAATGGACTATGTGGGTTTCCGGTCTCGAAAGGTTGCAACATCATTGAGCCAGCACTTCCGAATGTGCTTGAAAAAGATGGCTCAAAATCAAACATGGCTTTTGGTTGGAAAGTGGTGTTGATAGGTTATGGATGCGGAGTGGTGTTCGGAATGTCCGTGGGATATGTTGTTTTCCAAACTGGTAAGCCAAAATGGTTGGTGAATTTGGTTGAAAACCAACAAGAGAAGAGGCGAAGAAGAAAGTCAAAGAAAGGCAATCGAAGCAATAGACGAAGAAGGATCTAA